Proteins from one Nicotiana tabacum cultivar K326 chromosome 23, ASM71507v2, whole genome shotgun sequence genomic window:
- the LOC107767199 gene encoding organic cation/carnitine transporter 3-like, which translates to MANSTPLLSHFPSAKNCHDQEPPNLNTLRQLNDPSSLEEIIDPFFGSCEIEWPQILQVILVSLACFFEAQQTFITIFTDAIPTWHCTQLNNTGCNSKSNICQLSTNEWNWDKPIYTSIVSEWSLHCSDNLILQGLPASSFFIGCLFGGLILGLLGDTIGRKTMLFFGCLIMSMASIFIAFSNNIWMYSALRFLSGYGRAAIGSSVLVLSSESVAKQYQGQVGTVGFLISTLGFVSLPGLAYFSRNYSWRVLYLWTCLPTIIYCMLLQFCVYESPRWLLSKGKNREAFAVLKTFIAPHCKNLSLNDLVLKHDHKLKIDNDFNQPLIKILLKKRWILGQLLLAVSTGFGIGLMYYGMPLGLGNFSLNLYLSTGLNALLELPAFLIVFFLVEKCNRRSTLVGLSVLSGVCGMLCMIVDKWKVLQLVLELISFFSACTAFDLLLIYTSELFSTSIRNATVSIVWQAVVLGGVVSPVLVDAGGDRSKILPYLVLGIMTSIAGSLVIFLPETKGLELCKNMEEQAQEGNGSPYVMNGV; encoded by the coding sequence ATGGCTAATTCAACTCCTTTACTCTCACATTTTCCTTCAGCCAAGAATTGCCATGATCAagaacctccaaatctaaatacCTTAAGGCAGTTAAATGATCCTTCTTCTCTTGAAGAAATAATAGACCCATTTTTTGGAAGTTGTGAAATTGAATGGCCACAAATCTTGCAAGTTATTCTTGTTTCACTTGCTTGTTTCTTTGAGGCTCAACAAACATTTATCACTATCTTTACTGATGCTATCCCAACATGGCATTGCACACAACTTAATAACACAGGCTGCAATTCCAAGTCCAATATATGTCAACTTTCTACCAATGAATGGAATTGGGATAAGCCTATTTACACATCCATTGTATCTGAATGGTCACTACATTGTTCTGATAATCTTATACTTCAAGGTCTTCCTGCTTCATCTTTTTTCATTGGCTGCTTGTTTGGTGGCCTAATACTTGGCCTGCTCGGGGACACAATTGGTCGAAAGACTATGCTGTTTTTCGGGTGTTTGATCATGTCTATGGCTTCAATCTTCATTGCTTTCTCTAACAACATTTGGATGTACTCAGCCTTGAGATTTCTAAGTGGCTATGGCCGTGCAGCGATTGGATCGTCTGTTTTGGTTTTGTCTTCTGAGAGTGTTGCTAAACAGTATCAAGGCCAAGTTGGAACTGTTGGATTCCTTATATCTACACTTGGATTTGTATCACTACCAGGTTTGGCTTATTTTAGTAGGAATTACTCATGGAGGGTACTTTATCTTTGGACTTGTCTTCCAACAATAATTTATTGCATGTTACTACAGTTTTGTGTTTATGAATCACCAAGATGGCTACTTTCAAAAGGGAAAAATAGAGAGGCTTTTGCAGTCCTGAAAACATTTATAGCACCTCATTGCAAGAACCTAAGCTTAAATGACCTGGTATTGAAACATGACCATAAACTGAAGATTGACAATGACTTTAATCAACCATTGATCAAGATTTTGTTGAAGAAAAGATGGATTCTTGGACAGCTATTGCTAGCTGTGTCAACAGGTTTTGGTATTGGATTGATGTACTATGGCATGCCATTAGGACTTGGCAACTTTAGCTTAAATCTCTACTTGAGTACCGGTCTAAACGCTTTGCTAGAATTACCAGCTTTCTTGATAGTCTTTTTCTTGGTAGAAAAATGCAATAGAAGAAGCACACTAGTTGGACTAAGTGTTTTATCAGGTGTTTGTGGCATGTTATGCATGATAGTGGACAAATGGAAAGTGTTACAGCTAGTATTGGAGTTAATATCCTTCTTTAGTGCTTGCACTGCATTTGACTTGTTGCTGATATACACTTCAGAGCTATTTTCAACTAGCATAAGGAATGCTACTGTGTCAATTGTGTGGCAGGCTGTGGTGCTCGGGGGCGTGGTAAGTCCAGTTTTGGTTGATGCAGGAGGAGATAGAAGCAAGATTTTACCATATTTGGTGCTTGGAATTATGACATCAATTGCAGGATCTTTGGTCATTTTTCTACCAGAAACAAAGGGATTGGAGCTTTGTAAGAACATGGAAGAGCAAGCACAAGAGGGTAATGGATCACCTTATGTGATGAATGGGGTGTGA
- the LOC107767194 gene encoding uncharacterized protein LOC107767194 isoform X1 codes for MAGGSQPRQSEKPSVNYRRNLLEGALFELADFDRESHAPVSSENKENPKSSESRSSEIMSTSELISAIGTIWNSAARPLTRIVSKSSSRCYSADHRENNISGCSAADEISSAYFSTYDHSIPVNVDSDTDSSPLALANVECLTVNQKVSLFGPLLGNSPLWNLLRGGSTMHPETWKAKNLADDLHTMYDWMHEISLLRLEHHLNSANTGIHESRKCAEEDTTKSPSSYSTIADIVNADCQTDREKTAGSLLGQIAKDHEIDMVSTSISCLRHYNEVSPDKNSNTLEAPCSKNNSVVHEYSLPPNCPASALHKINAEDDTNDSTTNEKVELEDELNSEVQISVAKDKPRYTLAKQEHAFAGAMAGILVSLCLHPVDTIKTVVQSCRGDQKPLYYIGRSFISERGVTALYRGISTNLASSAPISALYTFTYESVKGTLIPLFPKEYQSFAHCFAGGCASIATSFIFTPSERIKQQMQVGSHYKNCWNALVEIIRSGGLPSLYAGWRAVLCRNIPHSIIKFYTYEILKELRLSSVQLRNQNDTLMTLVCGGLAGSTAALFTTPFDVVKTRLQTQIPGSRIQLGVLDTLKEIGKREGLKGLYRGLSPRLVMYMTQGALFFASYESFKRLFALEIPQPKAERVKYEQSLEDDSAHYLHQTNKGKISSR; via the exons ATGGCTGGGGGAAGTCAACCACGCCAAAGTGAAAAACCTTCAGTCAATTACAGGCGTAATCTACTTGAGGGGGCACTGTTTGAGCTTGCTGATTTTGACCGAGAAAGTCATGCTCCCGTTTCATCTGAAAATAAGGAGAACCCTAAAAGTTCTGAGTCTAGGTCTTCTGAGATAATGAGCACAAGTGAGCTCATATCAGCAATTGGAACTATATGGAATTCTGCAGCCCGTCCTCTTACACGAATCGTATCCAAATCAAGCTCTAGATGCTATAGCGCTGATCACCGTGAAAACAACATATCTGGTTGCTCCGCCGCAGATGAAATTTCTAGTGCTTATTTTTCAACTTATGATCACTCAATACCTGTCAATGTGGATAGTGATACAGATTCTTCACCGCTGGCGCTTGCAAATGTGGAATGTCTGACAGTAAACCAGAAAGTCTCACTCTTTGGTCCTCTTTTAGGAAATTCTCCTCTGTGGAATCTACTCCGTGGTGGATCTACCATGCATCCAGAAACTTGGAAAGCAAAAAATCTTGCCGATGATTTACATACTATGTATGATTGGATGCATGAAATATCCTTACTGAGACTTGAGCATCACTTAAATAGTGCTAATACTGGAATCCACGAAAGCAGAAAATGTGCCGAAGAAGACACGACAAAGAGTCCTTCAAGTTACAGCACCATTGCAGATATAGTAAATGCTGATTGCCAGACTGACAGGGAAAAAACGGCTGGTTCATTGTTAGGTCAGATTGCAAAAGATCACGAGATCGACATGGTATCAACCAGTATTTCATGTCTAAGGCACTATAATGAGGTTTCACCTGACAAAAACTCAAACACGCTAGAGGCTCCATGTTCTAAAAATAATTCAGTTGTCCATGAGTACTCTCTTCCTCCAAATTGTCCTGCTAGTGCCCTCCACAAAATTAATGCTGAGGATGACACAAATGATTCTACAACTAATGAAAAAGTTGAACTGGAGGATGAGCTGAATTCTGAAGTACAGATCTCAGTGGCAAAGGACAAACCTCGTTATACACTTGCAAAACAAGAGCATGCTTTTGCAGGAGCAATGGCCGGAATATTAGTCAGCCTTTGTCTTCATCCAGTTGACACAATTAAGACTGTTGTTCAGTCATGTCGTGGTGATCAGAAACCTCTTTATTATATAGGCAGATCATTTATTTCTGAAAGAG GAGTAACTGCACTTTATCGGGGAATTTCTACCAATCTTGCTTCGTCTGCACCAATATCTGCACTTTACACCTTTACATACGAATCAGTGAAAGGGACCCTGATTCCTCTTTTTCCCAAG GAATATCAATCTTTTGCACACTGCTTCGCAGGGGGTTGCGCAAGCATTGCCACTTCATTTATATTCACTCCAAGTGAGCGTATAAAGCAGCAGATGCAAGTTGGTTCACACTATAAGAACTGCTG GAATGCCTTAGTTGAGATTATAAGAAGTGGTGGTTTGCCTTCACTATATGCTGGATGGAGAGCTGTACTATGCAGGAATATTCCACACTCAATCATCAAG TTCTATACATATGaaatattgaaggagttgaggtTGTCATCTGTTCAACTGCGCAACCAAAATGACACACTAATGACG CTCGTATGTGGCGGATTAGCTGGATCTACTGCTGCACTATTCACAACTCCTTTTGATGTCGTCAAGACAAGATTACAGACACAG ATTCCTGGATCTAGGATTCAGTTGGGTGTATTAGACACACTTAAAGAAATAGGAAAGCGTGAAGGTTTGAAGGGTCTTTACAG GGGCTTGAGTCCTAGATTAGTCATGTATATGACACAGGGAGCACTTTTCTTTGCATCTTATGAATCTTTCAAGAGGTTATTTGCTTTGGAGATCCCTCAGCCTAAAGCCGAAAGAGTTAAATACGAGCAAAGTTTAGAAGATGATTCTGCTCATTACCTTCACCAAACTAACAAAGGAAAGATCAGTTCAAGGTAG
- the LOC107767194 gene encoding uncharacterized protein LOC107767194 isoform X2, which produces MAGGSQPRQSEKPSVNYRRNLLEGALFELADFDRESHAPVSSENKENPKSSESRSSEIMSTSELISAIGTIWNSAARPLTRIVSKSSSRCYSADHRENNISGCSAADEISSAYFSTYDHSIPVNVDSDTDSSPLALANVECLTVNQKVSLFGPLLGNSPLWNLLRGGSTMHPETWKAKNLADDLHTMYDWMHEISLLRLEHHLNSANTGIHESRKCAEEDTTKSPSSYSTIADIVNADCQTDREKTAGSLLGQIAKDHEIDMVSTSISCLRHYNEVSPDKNSNTLEAPCSKNNSVVHEYSLPPNCPASALHKINAEDDTNDSTTNEKVELEDELNSEVQISVAKDKPRYTLAKQEHAFAGAMAGILVSLCLHPVDTIKTVVQSCRGDQKPLYYIGRSFISERGVTALYRGISTNLASSAPISALYTFTYESVKGTLIPLFPKEYQSFAHCFAGGCASIATSFIFTPSERIKQQMQVGSHYKNCWNALVEIIRSGGLPSLYAGWRAVLCRNIPHSIIKFYTYEILKELRLSSVQLRNQNDTLMTALRNDGRG; this is translated from the exons ATGGCTGGGGGAAGTCAACCACGCCAAAGTGAAAAACCTTCAGTCAATTACAGGCGTAATCTACTTGAGGGGGCACTGTTTGAGCTTGCTGATTTTGACCGAGAAAGTCATGCTCCCGTTTCATCTGAAAATAAGGAGAACCCTAAAAGTTCTGAGTCTAGGTCTTCTGAGATAATGAGCACAAGTGAGCTCATATCAGCAATTGGAACTATATGGAATTCTGCAGCCCGTCCTCTTACACGAATCGTATCCAAATCAAGCTCTAGATGCTATAGCGCTGATCACCGTGAAAACAACATATCTGGTTGCTCCGCCGCAGATGAAATTTCTAGTGCTTATTTTTCAACTTATGATCACTCAATACCTGTCAATGTGGATAGTGATACAGATTCTTCACCGCTGGCGCTTGCAAATGTGGAATGTCTGACAGTAAACCAGAAAGTCTCACTCTTTGGTCCTCTTTTAGGAAATTCTCCTCTGTGGAATCTACTCCGTGGTGGATCTACCATGCATCCAGAAACTTGGAAAGCAAAAAATCTTGCCGATGATTTACATACTATGTATGATTGGATGCATGAAATATCCTTACTGAGACTTGAGCATCACTTAAATAGTGCTAATACTGGAATCCACGAAAGCAGAAAATGTGCCGAAGAAGACACGACAAAGAGTCCTTCAAGTTACAGCACCATTGCAGATATAGTAAATGCTGATTGCCAGACTGACAGGGAAAAAACGGCTGGTTCATTGTTAGGTCAGATTGCAAAAGATCACGAGATCGACATGGTATCAACCAGTATTTCATGTCTAAGGCACTATAATGAGGTTTCACCTGACAAAAACTCAAACACGCTAGAGGCTCCATGTTCTAAAAATAATTCAGTTGTCCATGAGTACTCTCTTCCTCCAAATTGTCCTGCTAGTGCCCTCCACAAAATTAATGCTGAGGATGACACAAATGATTCTACAACTAATGAAAAAGTTGAACTGGAGGATGAGCTGAATTCTGAAGTACAGATCTCAGTGGCAAAGGACAAACCTCGTTATACACTTGCAAAACAAGAGCATGCTTTTGCAGGAGCAATGGCCGGAATATTAGTCAGCCTTTGTCTTCATCCAGTTGACACAATTAAGACTGTTGTTCAGTCATGTCGTGGTGATCAGAAACCTCTTTATTATATAGGCAGATCATTTATTTCTGAAAGAG GAGTAACTGCACTTTATCGGGGAATTTCTACCAATCTTGCTTCGTCTGCACCAATATCTGCACTTTACACCTTTACATACGAATCAGTGAAAGGGACCCTGATTCCTCTTTTTCCCAAG GAATATCAATCTTTTGCACACTGCTTCGCAGGGGGTTGCGCAAGCATTGCCACTTCATTTATATTCACTCCAAGTGAGCGTATAAAGCAGCAGATGCAAGTTGGTTCACACTATAAGAACTGCTG GAATGCCTTAGTTGAGATTATAAGAAGTGGTGGTTTGCCTTCACTATATGCTGGATGGAGAGCTGTACTATGCAGGAATATTCCACACTCAATCATCAAG TTCTATACATATGaaatattgaaggagttgaggtTGTCATCTGTTCAACTGCGCAACCAAAATGACACACTAATGACG GCTTTAAGGAATGATGGTCGAGGTTAA